A DNA window from Trichosurus vulpecula isolate mTriVul1 chromosome 2, mTriVul1.pri, whole genome shotgun sequence contains the following coding sequences:
- the LOC118840059 gene encoding 10 kDa heat shock protein, mitochondrial-like, giving the protein MAGQAFGKFLPLLDRVLVERSAAETVTKGGMLPEKSQGKVLHATAVAVGSGSKGKSGEIQPVSVKVGDKVLLPEYVGTKVVIQDKDYFLFRDSDILGEIHGLKSLMKWSHESCPFQ; this is encoded by the coding sequence ATGGCAGGGCAAGCTTTTGGAAAGTTTCTTCCCCTCTTGGACCGAGTTTTGGTTGAAAGGAGTGCTGCTGAGACTGTTACTAAAGGAGGTATGCTTCCAGAAAAATCTCAAGGAAAAGTATTACATGCAACGGCAGTAGCTGTTGGATCAGGATCTAAAGGAAAGAGTGGAGAAATTCAACCAGTTAGTGTGAAAGTTGGAGATAAAGTTCTTCTTCCAGAATATGTTGGAACCAAAGTAGTTATACAAGACAAGGACTATTTCTTATTTAGAGATAGTGACATTCTGGGGGAAATACATGGACTGAAATCACTCATGAAGTGGTCTCATGAAAGTTGTCCGTTCCAGTGA